The proteins below are encoded in one region of Apium graveolens cultivar Ventura chromosome 4, ASM990537v1, whole genome shotgun sequence:
- the LOC141718180 gene encoding VQ motif-containing protein 11-like has translation MQCNKEGEKRGRYRKKLIIPVWPYAKQVAFVRSKSIGIIGSTVSDSSYSPKPNNNKSQQLENAIHVHVDPSNFRDVVQKLTGVRPTVEKLPITTSPHFNAKHNPANVGAVRPSFKLQEHARNIQLQLNQNGLTESAIAPRKRAINVSPVSTLDTVLARGSPSPGTSVSPSIPEEIAMANKGFYLYPSPPATASKPQPQLLPLFPTSPDS, from the exons ATGCAATGCAATAAGGAAGGCGAAAAGAGGGGGCGGTATAGAAAAAAATTGATCATACCTGTCTGGCCATATGCAAAGCAGGTTGCTTTTGTTCGTTCAAAAAGTATTGGTATTATAGGCTCCACTGTCTCCGA TTCCTCTTATTCTCCCAAACCAAACAATAACAAATCACAGCAACTAGAAAATGCCATTCATGTTCATGTTGACCCATCAAACTTTCGTGATGTGGTCCAAAAATTAACAGGAGTCAGACCAACAGTCGAGAAGCTccccatcactacttctccacaTTTCAATGCAAAGCACAACCCTGCTAACGTTGGTGCAGTAAGACCCTCGTTCAAACTCCAAGAACACGCTAGAAACATCCAACTACAATTGAACCAAAATGGGTTAACTGAGTCTGCGATTGCACCAAGAAAGAGAGCGATAAATGTCTCGCCTGTGTCAACATTGGACACGGTTTTGGCACGAGGGAGTCCAAGTCCAGGAACATCAGTGTCGCCTTCTATACCAGAGGAGATAGCTATGGCGAATAAAGGCTTTTATTTGTATCCTAGTCCACCTGCTACTGCTAGCAAGCCTCAACCCCAGTTGCTTCCCTTGTTCCCAACATCTCCAGATTCTTAA
- the LOC141717488 gene encoding kinesin-like protein KIN-13B, translated as MQPLPLKASQDIFRLMHYNDLNQGYQLFVSFFEIYGGKLFDLLNDRKKLCMREDGKQQVCIVGLQEFRVSDVDTIKELIERGNATRSTSTTGANEESSRSHAILQLAIKKTVDGKESKPARLVGKLSFIDLAESERGADTTDNDKQTRMEGAEINKSLLALKECIRALDNDQGHIPFRGSKLTEVLRDSFVGDSRTVMISCISPNLGSCEHTLTLVTDSGGLRKVKSSLLNLLHLNAFLRDK; from the exons ATGCAACCACTGCCACTCAAGGCATCCCAAGATATTTTCAGGCTAATGCATTATAATGACCTGAACCAAGGATATCAACTGTTTGTCAGTTTCTTTGAAATATATGGAGGAAAGTTGTTTGATCTCCTCAATGATCGAAA AAAGCTTTGTATGAGGGAAGATGGGAAACAACAGGTCTGCATCGTGGGCTTGCAAGAATTTAGAGTATCAGATGTGGACACGATCAAGGAATTAATTGAGAGAGGCAATGCAACAAGGAGTACTAGCACAACTGGTGCAAATGAGGAATCCTCTAGATCACATGCTATACTGCAACTTGCTATCAAAAAAACTGTTGATGGGAAGGAATCAAAGCCTGCTCGTCTTGTTGGGAAGCTATCTTTTATAGATCTTGCTGAAAGTGAACGTGGTGCAGATACGACAGATAATGACAAACAAACTAG AATGGAAGGTGctgaaattaataaaagtttacTTGCACTGAAGGAATGTATCAGAGCCCTTGACAATGACCAGGGTCATATCCCCTTTAGAGGGAGTAAGCTAACTGAAGTTCTTAGAGACTCATTTGTTGGTGATTCGCGTACTGTTATGATATCCTGCATTTCACCAAACTTAGGATCTTGCGAACATACTCTAACATTAGTAACAGATTCGGGTGGCCTAAGAAAAGTGAAATCGAGCCTACTGAATCTTTTACATTTGAACGCGTTCCTAAGGGACAAGTAG
- the LOC141718179 gene encoding VQ motif-containing protein 11-like, giving the protein MASSSSSYSPKPNNNKSPQLENAIRVHVDPSNFRDVVQKLTGARPAVEKLPITTSPHFNARHNPVNVGAVRPSFKLQEHARNLQLQLNQNGLPESAFAPRKRVINVSPVSTLDMVLAGGSIL; this is encoded by the coding sequence ATGGCTTCTTCTAGTTCCTCTTACTCTCCCAAACCAAATAATAACAAATCACCACAACTAGAAAATGCCATTCGTGTTCATGTTGACCCATCAAACTTTCGTGATGTGGTCCAGAAATTAACAGGAGCCAGACCAGCAGTCGAGAAGCTtcccatcactacttctccacaTTTCAATGCAAGGCACAACCCTGTTAACGTTGGTGCAGTAAGACCATCGTTCAAACTCCAGGAACACGCTAGAAACCTCCAACTACAATTGAACCAAAATGGGTTACCCGAGTCTGCGTTTGCACCAAGAAAGAGAGTGATAAATGTCTCGCCTGTGTCAACATTGGACATGGTTTTGGCAGGAGGGAGTATATTATAA
- the LOC141718181 gene encoding VQ motif-containing protein 11-like yields MASSSSSYSPKPNNNKSPQLENAIRVHVDPSNFRDVVKKLTGARPAVEKLPITTSPHFNARHNPVNVGAVRPSFKLQEHARNLQLQLNQNRLPESAFAPRKRVINVSPVSTLDTILARGSPSPGTSVSPFVPQEEITMADKGFYLYPSPPATASKPQP; encoded by the coding sequence ATGGCTTCTTCTAGTTCCTCTTACTCTCCCAAACCAAACAATAACAAATCACCGCAACTAGAAAATGCCATTCGTGTTCATGTTGACCCATCAAACTTTCGTGATGTGGTCAAGAAATTAACAGGAGCCAGACCAGCAGTCGAGAAGCTccccatcactacttctccacaTTTCAATGCAAGGCACAACCCTGTTAACGTTGGTGCAGTAAGACCATCGTTCAAACTCCAAGAACACGCTAGAAACCTTCAACTACAATTGAACCAAAATAGGTTACCCGAGTCTGCGTTTGCACCAAGAAAGAGAGTGATAAATGTCTCGCCTGTGTCAACATTGGACACGATTTTGGCACGAGGGAGTCCAAGTCCAGGAACATCAGTGTCGCCTTTTGTACCACAGGAGGAGATAACTATGGCAGATAAAGGCTTTTATTTGTATCCCAGTCCACCGGCTACTGCTAGCAAGCCTCAACCATAG